The genomic window ATTCAAGAATACTAAATAATCCTCAGGTGAAAGAAAATCTTAAATCTGCAATTGAATcttactttaaagaaaatgataaTGGAGAAGTATCTCCAACAATTATATGGGATGCCTTTAAAGCAGTCTTAAGAGGGAAAATTATTGCTCATACTGCTTCACTGAAGAAAATGAGACGAGGGAAAATAGAAAATTTACAAACCCAATTAAAAGAGGCACAACAGGTTCATAAAAGAACAAGCGACCCTAGTGAAAAACAGAATTCAAAGACTACAGAAAGAGTTAGATGCTATATTAACAGAGGAAATTCAACGTAAGCTAATATTCCTGAGACAAAATTATTATGAATCAGGAAATAAGTCTATGAGACTTTTAGCATATAAACTACGAAAACAACAAGCAGACTCAACAGTCTATAAAATAAGAAACCCTCAAACCAAGGTCATTACATTACAAACTAAAAGAAATACAGAAGAGTTTtgaaatttattataaaactttATACTCGCAACCAACAATGCAAAATGAATAGCATATAGAAAATTTACTTAACTCTTTAAACCTGCCAGAAGTCACTGAAGAGCAGAATGCTAACTTAACAAAAGAAATTACAGAAATGGAAATAAATCGATAACAAGACTTAAAGCTAGCAAAAGTCCGGGGACAGATGGATATACATCTGAATGGTACAAAAGCTTTCGAGAACAGATAGTCCCAAGACTTCAAACTGCGTGCAACTGGGCTCTCCAAAAGGGGGAGATTCCCCCATCCTGGAGGGAAGCTACAATAACGATAATTCCTAAAGACGCAAAAGATAAATTAGAGTGTAAAAACTATCGTACAATTTCGGTTTTAAACATagattataaaatatacacatcGATTTTGCCTAAAAGACTGGAGACTGTATTGCCTAACCTTATTCAATTAGACCAAACAGGGTTTTTTCGCCAGAGACAGACACAAGATAGCATTAGACGAACATTGCACATCTTATGGCATATACACCATCACAAGATCAATTCTATGTTTTTGGGATTAGATGCTGAAAAAGCGTTTGATACAGTTAGATGGCTGTACCTTTATAAGGTATTAGAAAAGTTTGGCTTTCATAGCACTATTAAAGCATTCCAGGGACTATACAATAAACCTACAGCAAGAATCAAAGTTAATGGAAACCTTTCACAAGCGTTTATCTTAGAAAGATTGTGTAGGCAGGGATGTCCATGTTCCCCTcttttgtttgctttattttttagaacCTTTAAGccaatatataaaacaaaatacaaatattaaggGAATAGACATAAATGGTGAAGAACAGAAATTATTACTTTTCGCAGATGATATATTAGTTTATTTAGGACAACCAAACGAATCATTAGAAGTCTTGATGGAAACATTAACTTTGTTTGGAGATTTAGCAGGCTATAaattaaatgtgcaaaaaaCCCAGATCTTAACTTTTAATTGCCAAATATCTAGTTATTTAAAGGAAAAATTTAAGTTTAAATGGGGagagaaatgttttaaatatttaggggTTCAAATACCCAAAGATATTACAAGACTATTTGATGTGAATTACAAACCACTATATTCAACAATCAAATCAGATTTGGCTAGATGGAATCTTCTACCATATCTAGGATTACATGGTAGAGTTGAATCAATTAAGATGAATATACTTCCACGATTTTTGTATCTTTTCCATACACTTCCGATAGAGATAAGCAAACAAAACTTTATTGAATGGGATAGATTGATATCACGATTTATATGGCAAGGAAAAAAACCAAGAATAAAATTTAGGACATTACAATTACAGAAAGAGAAAGGAGGTCTTGCCTTGCCATGCTTAGAGGAATATTACTGTGCAGCTCAACTACGACCTTTATTATGTCTATGTAATCCAGATTTTAAAGCCAGGTGGAAAGAAATAGAAAATGCTAACCTGAAAAGACCTCCAATCCAAGCTATAATGGCAGACGAACActtgaataaaatgtatatacatgAATTAATCCATGGACAACTAACTTATTAAAGATTTGGCAagacacaattaaaaaaaataatttgatagaTTTGGTATCAATCTTGAGATGGCCCGCCTATGATTCAACATTTGCTCCAAATACAGTAGACGATAGCTTTAAAGCTTGGACTAAACGAGGCCTCACAGCATACTGTACGTTTTTACATAAAGGGCAAGTATTGGATTTTGAGACACTCAAACGTGAACAGAATGACGTCGCCCATCCAGTGTGTGACCGGCtaaaaaagtgctatatagcactaaaagtggttcttggcTCGAAGTCATTGGGGAACCACTTTTGGTGCTATGTAGCACCATATCTTTAAAGGTGATCTACAGCACCTTTGTCAAATGGTGCTATGTAGAACTCATTAGAGGTGCCATAtcgcattttatttcttcaacaaaaatggtgTTAAACAGCACAAATGCTGGTTCTTTGGctcataaagaacctttaaaaggGCATAACAGATTCGTTGTATGgcagtggtgctatatagcaccttaaccacgccaaaaacacactgaagatcCATACAGGGCCTTAACAGGTTCTACCgtaggtgctatatagcacctcagTCATCCTAAAGAACCggtgaagaaccactgaagcaccaagatttggtgctatacagcacttaaagtggttcccctatgattacgagccaaagagccacttttagtactatatagcaccattttttagagtgcaggaGAACACATGCTTGCAAACACATTCTGACCAGAAGGGCACAGAAatgttatcatcattaaatgaTATGCTGGGTTATAATTGTCATTGTAGTGGTAAAAACAACTTTCAATGTTCCCAATCTTTCCTCTTGTTTTTTGTCCACTGTGGGAGATGTTGATGCAATGATCTTGACGTTTGCAAAGTAACATCAATGTTTCAGAAAATAactaatatgtttaataaataaaaataaacatgaatcacaacataaaacaaacaaataacttGAAGGCGGCTTGCAAACCTGGCTCCATGTGCATGGTCAAAAGAGTGTATGCTTTTGCACCAGTGCCCCCCTCCTGTCAGGGGTGGCATATCCTTTTAAACATCTTTCCCCTCTCACCTATAGAGGGCACACAGTCAGAGAAATAAACACCATTAACAATATTGCAACAAACAggtatttaaatgaacacatttataaaaatTTAATAAGGTAGTAAGTATGGCTGCTACAGTCATCATGGCATGATATTTTGGGGCatgattttcattattattatcacacACCTTTGGAGTGAGAACGAGTTGgcttttttgaatggatgtcaacGGTTGAGGCTTTAATACTTTGAGTTCAGTGAAGAAACAGCTGATCACTTCATGAACAAACAGCCTGTCTGCTGATCTTCAACATGTTTACCATTCAACATTCCCGACATGTGTATATACAGCTGACTAATCAGAGGTCTGTAATCTGGGTGTGTATTAATggtgtttattgtgttttaacTGGTTTTGAAAATGACACACTTGGCATTGTTCAAGAATCTCAGGTGAGAGAGTGTCATGTTTGATGAGAGTGATGAAAGGAAAGCATGAGAGTAGATGAGACccaatattatttaatatagttCCTCTTTTAATATAGTTCATAGAATTTAGtaccttatttatttttggaaagTGTCTAGTAACAGTGGAGCTATTTGAAACCTTTTTCTTCATGTCCAACAGCAGTGAGTCAGTGAAGGACGATTGCATCTGTTGATCAGCATTGAGACACACTAGATGAGATGGAAGAAGACGAGCTGAAACACAAGGAAGGTGAGAACACAATGAAGGAAAGAATATCAATAATGTTAAGTTGTCATTTAGGAAATTCCATTAATCTCTGTCTCTATTCCAGTCCAGATGAGCAGCAGCGCTCACACTGGAGTCAGTGTTGACCTGAATGCTCAGACGGGAGCAACTGTAAATGCTCCTGTACTCACTGGAAACACCTTCACAGCCCCAGTGAACATCATCATGAACCCTGCAGGAAATGGTACTATCTGTAGTGTACTGAGTTAAATACATAAACCCAGGAATAAGCACTGTTGGCCACTCGGGGTTAGATATTGGTTGGCCAGTGAATTGTCCAATGAGACACCTGTGTTAACAGAGTTCGTATTTCAGAGATTGCACAGTAAAAACTAAAAGAAGAACTGCCCATCGTTGTCCtgacttttatttgtgttattcgAACAAACACAACAGTTGGCGACGAGGATTTTGCGGATCGTATGGAAGCGCTTtctcatagtttttttttacggATGGGCGTTTTTTTCCCGGGGGAAAAGCGAAAAAGGGAGAGAAACTCAGACTCACGAAGACTGAGGGGTAGATTCAGCGCAAAATAGTAAGTGAAAGCAGAAAGATGGCAGGATATATTGGAAAGATTGATGCATTTGACAATGCTACGGATGATTGGACTTTGTACTATGAACGAATCGAACAGTATTTCAAAGCTAATGACATTGATAATGACAAGAGGGTGTCGGTGTTGTTGAGTGCAATAGGAGGGAAAGCTTATGCACTGCTAAGAAGCCTCACTGCTCCCACAAAGCCTGCCGATCTTAGTTTTGACAATATTGTGAAAGTAATGCAAGAGCATCTAGCGCCAAAACCGCTGCGCATTGCAGAACGATTCAGATTTCATAAACGGAATCAAAACGACGGAGAGTCAATCGCAGTTTATGTCGCCGAATTAAAGAAGTTGTCAGAACACTGTCAGTTTGGGGATGGACTGAATGACGCGCTGAGAGATCGTCTAGTCTGTGGCATTTCACAAGAGTATACAGAAGAGATTGCTCTCTGAGGCAGATCTAACATTCAAACGTGCAGTTGAAATTGCTGTCGCCATGGAAACGGCTGCCAGAGACGCAGTTGAGCTGCGATCAGGAGTAAAAGTGTCTGTAAATAAGCTGGCCACTGCAGGTAAACCTAAGACAGTGCAGAAAGTTGAACTGTGTTACCGTTGTGATCAGGGTTGACACAAAGCAAATCAGTGCAGGTTCCAAACTGAAATATGCAGAAAGTGCAATAAAATGGGTCACATACAAAGAGCATGTCGATCTGATGTACAATACAGTGAAAAGGAGAGACGGTACAAGattcagaaaaagaaaagtaGGAATGTGCATGTTGTCGCTGAAAACTCAGATGAAGAAAGTGATAAAGGGTTGGCGAATTTAGAAATCTACAGCCTGAAAAGTGACTTGAAACAAGCAATCTGGCTTACACCTCAATTGAATGGACAGCCAGTTAGAATGGAATTGGACACAGGTTCCGCCATTTCAGTGATGTCACAGTGCAAGTTTGAAAAACATTTCAAGATGGCTAAGTTAAAGCCATCGCCTGTCAAACTGAAAACATATACTGGTGAGCCCATAATTCCCCTAGGAATGATGCCCGTGACTGTAAAGTACAATAATCAACAGAGTGAGTTGGATCTGTACATAGTACGAACAGAGGGACCAGCACTTTGGGGACGTGACTGGTTGAGAAAGTTGCAGTTGGACTGGAAATCCATAAAAAGTCTGCAAATCACAGTCCCTGCGTCATCTAGCACGCAAAAGAAACTGGAAAAAGTGCTGGATGGGGCTTCAGCAATGTTTCAATTGGGAATAGGAACTCTGAAACATATCAAGGGGAAGATAACCTTGGATGAGAACGCTCTTCCAAAGTTTCACAAAGCAAGGCCCGTTCCCTATGCTATTCGCCAGAAATTGAAAACTGAACTGGGTCGGTTGGAAGCTGAAGGAATACTTTCAAAAGTTGACTGGAGTCCCTGGGCCACTCCTGTTGTTCCTGTCGCGAAGAAAGACGGAACTGTAAGACTGTGCGGGGATTTTAAAGTCTCAGTCAACCCTGTATTGCAGGCAGAACAATATCCACTACCGAGAATAGAGGATATTTTTGCTACACTCTCAGGAGGTCAGCTTTTTAGCAAAATAGACTTGGCGGAAGCATTTTTACAAATGGAAATGGAGGACTCAAAAGTGTTCTTGACTATCAATACTCACAAGGGCTTGTACCGCTATAACAGGCTTGTTTTCGGTGTCGCCTCAGCACCGGCCTTATGGCAAAAGGCTATGGATCAGGTACTTCAGGGTTGCCCTGGTACCCAATGCTACCTCGATGACATCATTGTCACAGGTGACAGTGACAGTAGTCACTTGGAGAACTTAGTACGAGTCTTGAAGAGATTGGAAGAGTATGGACTGCGTGCAAGACGTGATAAGTGTGAGTTTTCCAAGGAAACAATCACATATTGTGGGCACAAAATCGATGCAAATGGTCTGCACAAGTGTCATGACAAGCTAAAGGCTGTTGCAGAGGCTCCACAACCGAAAGATGTCTCGCAATTAAGGTCCTTCCTTGGATTTATCAATTACTACAACAGATTTTTGCCAAATCTAGCCACTGTTCTCCATCCTTTAAATGCCTTGTTGCAAGCAGGAAAGAAATGGATGTGGTCAAAGCAATGCATGCAAGCTTTTCAGGAAGCAAAGAAACTGGTGATGTCAGATATGTCACGGGCACACAAGAACCAGATGTAGAGATCCAGTTGCAGCATTAGCATTTATTGGGGAATCCAGAAACGTAAATCCAAAGGCAGGCAaggggtcaaaatccagatAATCCACAGTCCACAAAACGAAAAGCCAGAGATACAAACGGTGCACGtaacaatacaacaaaccacaaccaaggacagaaacaactgagtataaatagacagacactaatgatgaacacaaaacagctgggtgcaatgacaatgagataatgagtccagggaagtgagttatgggtaatgtagtccaaggggtgaaaacaagagtccaggatggagtgccctctagtggctgactagggcactctcactagtgatcatgacaaGATACAGTTCTGACTCATTTTGACCCTCACAAACCATTAAGGTTAGCCTGTGACGCCTCACCATATGGAATCGGAGTGGTGATGTCGCATGTGATGGCTGATGGAACGGAGCGCCCCATAGCTTTTGCGTCACGCTCCCTTACTGCTGCAGAGAAGAACTACGCACAGATCGACAGGGAAGCTTTGAGCCTTGTATGGggtgtgaaatgattcaatCAGTATCTGTATGGAAACAAGTTCACCTTGGTTACAGACCATCAGTCGCTGGTTTCCATCTTCAGTCCTCAGAAAGGAGTTCCACTGACAGCAGCAGCACGGATGCAAAGGTGGGCGTTGTTTCTGGGAGGACATAGATACCAGATTTAATTCAAAagaacacacaaacatgctAACGCTGACGGGCTATCACGCCTACCATTGGATGGGTGTGATTCAAAGACAGAGAATGTAAGCACACCTTTGGATGTTTTTACAATTGCTCAGCTTGAGAGTTCTCCTGTTACAGACGAAATGATTCGGAGAGAAACCAGGAGAGATCCTGCATTGTCCCAGGTATATATAGCTATACTGTCTGGCTGGAATGCAGAGCAGAAGCTTCGATTTACACAATTCTATCAGCGCCGTGATGAACTCACTCTAGATGGTGGTTGCATCATGTGGAGTTTAAGGGTTGTTGTACCACCTAAGTTGAGAACTCGAGTCTTGGAGGAGCTACACATTGGACATCTTGGGGTGGTAAAGATGAAGTCACTTGCAAGAAGTTTTGTATGGTTGCCCGGTATAGATCAGCAGATCGAGCAGCTCGCCATGCACTGCTCAGGATGTCAATATGTGCAAAAGATGCCAAAACCTGCACCGCTACATCCTTGGGAATGGCCTGCATTACCGTGGCAAAGGATCCATGTTGATTTTGCGGGTCCTTTCATGGGCACTACATTTCTGGTTGTTGTTGATGCATGTTCAAAGTGGCCAGAAGTGTTCAGCATGACCTCCACAACTGCCACTCAAACTGTGTTGGTTCTGAGAGAACTTTTCTCAAGGACTGGTGTACCAGAACAGCTGGTGAGTGACAATGGTCCTCAGTTTATATCTGAGGAGTTCCAGATCTTCCTAAGGAACAATGGTATCAAGCATGTGACCTCAGCGCCCTACCACCCAGCTACTAATGGCTTAGCTGAGAGATTTGTGCAAAGCTTGAAGAATGCACTGCGAGCCATGACACATGAGAAGCTCACACTAAGCCAGAAGCTTCACAATTTCTTGTTTGCATATCGAAATGCAACTCATGTCAATACAAATCGAACACCTGCCATGTTGTTCCTTGGTAGACCCTTACGTTCAAGGCTAGACTTGCTGAAACCCAATTTGAGAAGAACCGTacatgacagacagataaaacAATAACAAGGGGGAGGAGAAACGGGAGAGTTAGAAGTTGGAGAGAGTGTGCTAGCTAGGAACTACAGAGGAGATCACAAATGGACACCTGCAAAGGTCAAGGAACGAACAGGACCGCTCTCATATACAGTTAAGATTGCACCAAATACCATCTGGAGACGGCACATTGATCAGTTGAGAAGATCAAATGTTTTTCTGGAAAGTGGTTTTGTCAGTGTTCCATTCAGCTCTACTGATACTTTTACCAGTGGAAGTGATGCAACAACACCTCC from Megalobrama amblycephala isolate DHTTF-2021 linkage group LG17, ASM1881202v1, whole genome shotgun sequence includes these protein-coding regions:
- the LOC125251956 gene encoding uncharacterized protein K02A2.6-like, giving the protein MGHIQRACRSDVQYSEKERRYKIQKKKSRNVHVVAENSDEESDKGLANLEIYSLKSDLKQAIWLTPQLNGQPVRMELDTGSAISVMSQCKFEKHFKMAKLKPSPVKLKTYTGEPIIPLGMMPVTVKYNNQQSELDLYIVRTEGPALWGRDWLRKLQLDWKSIKSLQITVPASSSTQKKLEKVLDGASAMFQLGIGTLKHIKGKITLDENALPKFHKARPVPYAIRQKLKTELGRLEAEGILSKVDWSPWATPVVPVAKKDGTVRLCGDFKVSVNPVLQAEQYPLPRIEDIFATLSGGQLFSKIDLAEAFLQMEMEDSKVFLTINTHKGLYRYNRLVFGVASAPALWQKAMDQVLQGCPGTQCYLDDIIVTGDSDSSHLENLVRVLKRLEEYGLRARRDKCEFSKETITYCGHKIDANGLHKCHDKLKAVAEAPQPKDVSQLRSFLGFINYYNRFLPNLATVLHPLNALLQAGKKWMWSKQCMQAFQEAKKLVMSDMSRAHKNQM